From the genome of Desulfobaculum xiamenense, one region includes:
- a CDS encoding prepilin-type N-terminal cleavage/methylation domain-containing protein: MRLLQAEKRKVSGFTLVEMAIVLVIIGIILAGVMKGRDIVRGSQVKQFSQGYAQKWVTIASTYYDKVGQHFMDGQDNGNSVVSSPNGEMDDVILASADANYSAASRATGLQALRNVGITPCTMIKSDLNNDAATTSCDNGYNIWERTVEGEWSGKSTVGVAFFNFLVNNARRNCVVIGGVPVDVAIGLDTLIDGQADGENGLCLNMSNYATAFNPGDWQDITDPGGTTSLSLYRWPDQDEAAKLANVVLVLDF, from the coding sequence ATGCGTTTGCTTCAGGCTGAAAAAAGGAAGGTCTCCGGCTTCACGCTCGTGGAGATGGCCATCGTGCTGGTCATCATCGGCATCATCCTTGCGGGCGTGATGAAGGGACGCGACATCGTTCGCGGCTCTCAGGTCAAACAATTTTCACAGGGGTACGCCCAGAAGTGGGTTACCATCGCCTCCACCTACTACGACAAGGTGGGGCAGCACTTCATGGACGGGCAGGACAACGGCAATAGCGTCGTCAGTTCGCCAAATGGCGAGATGGATGACGTGATTCTCGCCTCGGCAGACGCCAACTACTCTGCGGCGAGCCGGGCCACGGGATTGCAGGCCCTGCGCAACGTGGGCATCACTCCCTGCACCATGATCAAGAGTGACCTGAACAACGACGCGGCCACCACCAGTTGCGACAATGGCTACAACATCTGGGAGCGCACGGTCGAGGGCGAGTGGAGTGGTAAGTCCACCGTGGGCGTGGCCTTCTTCAACTTCCTCGTCAACAACGCGCGCCGCAACTGCGTGGTCATCGGCGGAGTGCCCGTGGACGTGGCCATCGGTCTCGACACGCTGATCGACGGTCAGGCCGACGGCGAGAACGGGCTGTGCCTCAACATGTCGAACTACGCCACCGCGTTCAACCCCGGTGACTGGCAGGACATCACCGACCCCGGCGGGACCACGAGCCTGAGCCTGTACAGGTGGCCTGATCAGGACGAAGCAGCCAAGCTGGCCAACGTGGTGCTGGTGCTGGATTTCTAG
- a CDS encoding UshA-like (seleno)protein family 2: MRQRFFSCGHEDGGSNRVVGFVVGLCISVLAWAGVCFAAEPVPLSIVFTGNTLGWYEACPTCGGRGGIGGLGRRATVFADVRAQQGEAVLFLGGAYEFMHFRKDAKGGQDLANALVTAYGMLDYDALTIAPAEARWLADAGVDMREDWTTLGDAPRTAVIERAGVRVGVVMFPAPADIVAGPDAARKEQAVRAARELRPSVDILVGMSPWGEKAEAAFLREYDGAVDLLFGTGPGMGDGFRMSPGGGTLWLRSVFDGRGVMRVDVLRRPTAGEGNFALVEDFRVTSIALDGTVKYDIRVANLFSWL; this comes from the coding sequence ATGAGGCAGCGTTTCTTCTCCTGTGGACATGAAGATGGCGGATCGAATCGTGTGGTCGGTTTCGTTGTCGGGCTGTGCATTAGCGTACTCGCATGGGCAGGGGTGTGTTTCGCGGCGGAGCCTGTGCCGTTGTCCATCGTGTTCACGGGGAACACGCTTGGCTGGTACGAGGCCTGCCCCACCTGCGGCGGGCGCGGCGGCATCGGCGGGCTGGGGCGCAGGGCGACGGTCTTCGCGGATGTCCGTGCACAGCAGGGCGAGGCGGTGCTCTTTCTGGGTGGGGCCTACGAGTTCATGCATTTTCGCAAGGACGCCAAGGGCGGACAGGACCTCGCGAACGCGCTGGTCACCGCCTACGGCATGCTGGACTACGACGCATTGACCATCGCGCCCGCCGAGGCGAGGTGGTTGGCCGATGCGGGCGTGGATATGCGCGAGGACTGGACGACGCTTGGCGACGCGCCGAGGACTGCGGTCATTGAGCGCGCGGGGGTGCGCGTTGGAGTCGTCATGTTTCCCGCGCCTGCGGATATCGTTGCCGGGCCGGATGCCGCGCGGAAGGAGCAGGCGGTTCGCGCCGCGCGGGAGCTGCGGCCCAGCGTGGACATCCTCGTCGGCATGAGCCCATGGGGCGAGAAGGCCGAAGCCGCCTTTCTGCGTGAGTACGATGGAGCCGTGGACCTGCTTTTCGGTACAGGACCGGGCATGGGCGATGGCTTCCGGATGAGTCCCGGCGGCGGAACGCTCTGGCTGCGCAGTGTGTTCGATGGCAGGGGGGTGATGCGGGTCGATGTGCTGCGGCGTCCGACGGCGGGTGAAGGAAACTTTGCACTAGTCGAGGATTTTCGTGTGACGAGCATCGCGTTGGATGGTACGGTGAAATATGACATCCGTGTAGCCAACCTCTTTAGTTGGCTGTAG
- a CDS encoding prepilin-type N-terminal cleavage/methylation domain-containing protein: MQNIRNGNRPGGVTAPARTRGFTIIEMAIVVVIVGILISASSFAWVTVWEGRRLGKTNAVLIEVRNCLVKRMYYSNAYPSYSGDATAGRTDNTDCDPANVNATGKDVDACMCGFLDAWGNRLFLIEGVRDPSDTPLGESAPAYITDNPAKGHNATAPSSTRSIIVDKDGNTVRYIVFVLVSPGKDGQLDDDSYRKLFEEGAGTQHIAVLDPDDPPNFDFGALPDYAGADPDRGDDDLYLYVTAPELRSILSD, from the coding sequence ATGCAGAACATCCGGAACGGAAATCGCCCGGGGGGCGTCACCGCCCCTGCGCGTACGCGCGGCTTCACGATCATCGAAATGGCCATCGTGGTGGTCATCGTGGGCATCCTCATCTCCGCGTCGAGCTTCGCATGGGTCACCGTGTGGGAAGGGCGCAGACTGGGCAAGACCAACGCCGTGCTCATCGAGGTCCGCAACTGTCTGGTGAAGCGGATGTACTACTCCAACGCCTACCCGTCCTATTCCGGCGACGCCACGGCGGGCCGCACCGACAACACGGACTGCGACCCCGCGAACGTCAACGCCACGGGCAAAGACGTGGACGCCTGCATGTGCGGATTCCTCGACGCATGGGGCAATCGGCTGTTCCTCATCGAAGGCGTGCGCGACCCCAGCGACACCCCCCTCGGCGAAAGCGCCCCGGCCTACATCACCGACAATCCCGCCAAGGGGCACAACGCCACGGCCCCGTCCTCCACGCGCTCCATCATCGTGGACAAGGACGGCAACACCGTGCGCTACATCGTCTTCGTGCTCGTCAGTCCCGGCAAGGACGGTCAGCTCGACGACGACAGCTACCGCAAGCTCTTCGAGGAAGGCGCAGGAACGCAGCACATCGCCGTCCTCGACCCAGACGACCCGCCGAACTTCGATTTCGGCGCGCTGCCGGACTACGCGGGAGCGGACCCGGACAGAGGCGACGACGATCTCTATCTCTACGTCACCGCCCCGGAATTGAGGAGCATCCTTTCCGACTAG
- a CDS encoding prepilin-type N-terminal cleavage/methylation domain-containing protein — MHTRPRRKTAFTLVELAIVLVIMGLIIGLTLPIVTDFIKHEKSVAAKDFMTKIKNEIIGYALINKVLPTSLSDLGVEKDPYGNTIIYVADSGMTGTDLCSSSLADGMQVDKVNPGGTDSFTDIAFVLISPGRNNNLETTNATNTDFTVTDPRTYGTDGQGFNYDDVVEFVSYNYLRNKVCTNTATESFVPRGSDVSFGKNIADFSGQATGISPPGSSSGAVSVDLEAGTVTLGDGTGSGDAGCVWYQGSEASGNCTNGTCDFDDGFRAFFTFKHVTPDTSGDSKTAGDGFTFAVVQATDNTPADCGISGARLAYSGTGGAGDGSLAPPKLGVEIDAFPNDGDAWDTQLLPTDARNHLAVVYWGATRDNDNQHNATVSTPNAYTNAGLTTQARNPANAALENGVYIPASVTEWEDGFEYSVRVEANRTIEDAVQHIYRYDIKTWIRDCATADCTTFSDLTADYTDTTAPYANSTIYYDNDLGSFDRILFGWTVSSFNSQEITIADFGFRFR; from the coding sequence GTGCACACGAGACCCCGCCGCAAGACGGCCTTTACGCTGGTGGAACTCGCCATCGTCCTCGTGATCATGGGCCTCATCATCGGGCTCACACTGCCCATCGTCACAGACTTCATCAAGCACGAGAAAAGCGTGGCGGCCAAGGACTTCATGACCAAGATCAAGAATGAGATCATCGGCTACGCCCTCATCAACAAGGTGCTGCCGACCAGCCTCTCGGACCTCGGCGTGGAGAAGGACCCCTACGGCAACACCATCATCTACGTCGCCGACTCCGGCATGACGGGCACGGACCTGTGCTCCTCCTCGCTGGCCGACGGCATGCAGGTGGACAAGGTCAATCCCGGCGGCACGGACTCCTTCACGGACATCGCCTTCGTGCTCATCAGTCCGGGCCGCAACAACAACCTCGAAACCACCAACGCCACCAACACGGACTTCACCGTCACCGACCCGCGCACCTACGGCACGGACGGACAGGGCTTCAACTACGACGACGTGGTGGAGTTTGTGTCCTACAACTACCTGCGCAACAAGGTCTGCACCAACACGGCCACCGAGTCCTTCGTGCCGCGCGGTTCCGACGTGAGCTTCGGCAAGAACATCGCGGACTTCAGCGGGCAAGCCACCGGCATCTCTCCGCCCGGTAGTTCCTCCGGCGCGGTGAGCGTGGACCTTGAAGCGGGAACGGTAACCCTCGGCGACGGCACCGGCAGCGGCGACGCGGGCTGCGTGTGGTACCAGGGCAGCGAGGCCAGCGGCAACTGCACCAACGGCACCTGCGACTTCGACGACGGCTTCCGGGCCTTCTTCACCTTCAAGCACGTCACCCCGGACACCAGCGGCGACAGTAAGACCGCTGGCGACGGCTTCACCTTCGCCGTGGTACAGGCCACGGACAACACCCCGGCGGACTGCGGCATATCCGGCGCGCGGCTCGCCTATTCCGGCACCGGCGGAGCTGGCGATGGCAGCCTCGCCCCGCCCAAGCTCGGCGTGGAGATCGACGCCTTCCCCAACGACGGCGACGCGTGGGACACTCAGCTTCTGCCTACAGACGCCCGCAACCACCTCGCCGTGGTCTACTGGGGCGCAACCCGCGACAACGACAACCAGCACAACGCCACCGTGAGCACCCCAAACGCCTACACGAATGCCGGGCTGACCACGCAGGCGCGCAACCCGGCCAACGCGGCCCTCGAAAACGGCGTGTACATCCCGGCCTCGGTCACCGAATGGGAGGACGGCTTCGAATACTCGGTCCGCGTGGAGGCCAACCGCACCATCGAGGACGCGGTCCAGCACATCTACCGCTACGACATCAAGACATGGATACGCGACTGCGCCACCGCGGACTGCACCACATTCAGTGACCTCACCGCCGACTACACCGACACCACCGCCCCCTACGCCAACTCCACCATATACTACGACAACGACCTCGGCTCCTTCGACCGCATCCTCTTCGGCTGGACGGTCTCCAGCTTCAACAGTCAGGAGATCACCATCGCCGACTTCGGCTTCCGTTTCCGTTAG
- the hflC gene encoding protease modulator HflC, whose product MAPNKSIPLLVLLAVLFLAGSQSMYTVDQTEMGIVLQLGKPVGGVKGPGLHLKVPFIQNVIFFDARVLEYDARPEEILTSDKKAMLVDNYTKWRIVDPLQFYRTLRTVINAQSRLDDIIYSQLRVALGRYTLVDVVADKRAQIMREVTARSSELIGEYGIEVVDVRIKRTDLPPENERAIFGRMRAERERQAKQYRSEGTEESAKVKSAADRERAVILADAEREAQVLRGEGEAEATRIFAESLKRSPEFFAFKRSLDAYEKSFKDNTRVLLTPKSEFLEFMR is encoded by the coding sequence ATGGCTCCCAACAAGTCCATTCCTCTGCTGGTGCTTCTGGCCGTTCTGTTTCTGGCCGGATCGCAGAGCATGTATACCGTCGATCAGACCGAGATGGGCATCGTGCTCCAGCTCGGCAAGCCTGTGGGTGGCGTGAAGGGCCCCGGCCTGCATCTCAAGGTGCCCTTCATCCAGAACGTCATCTTCTTCGACGCGCGCGTGCTCGAATACGACGCGCGGCCCGAGGAAATCCTGACCAGCGACAAGAAGGCCATGCTGGTCGACAACTACACCAAGTGGCGCATCGTGGATCCGCTCCAGTTCTACCGGACGCTTCGCACGGTGATCAACGCCCAGTCGCGCCTTGACGACATCATCTACTCCCAGCTGCGCGTGGCCCTTGGCCGCTACACGCTGGTGGACGTGGTGGCCGACAAGCGCGCCCAGATCATGCGCGAGGTGACCGCGAGGTCGTCCGAGCTGATCGGCGAGTACGGCATTGAGGTGGTGGACGTGCGCATCAAGCGCACCGATCTGCCGCCCGAGAACGAACGCGCCATTTTCGGCCGCATGCGCGCCGAGCGTGAGCGGCAGGCCAAGCAGTACCGCTCCGAGGGCACTGAGGAGTCGGCCAAGGTCAAGTCCGCCGCCGACAGGGAACGTGCGGTCATCCTCGCCGATGCCGAGCGCGAGGCGCAGGTGCTACGCGGCGAGGGCGAGGCCGAGGCCACCCGCATCTTCGCCGAATCCCTCAAGCGCTCGCCGGAGTTCTTCGCCTTCAAGCGTAGCCTCGATGCCTACGAGAAGAGCTTCAAGGACAACACGCGCGTGCTCCTGACGCCCAAGAGCGAATTCCTCGAATTCATGCGCTAG
- the hflK gene encoding FtsH protease activity modulator HflK: MPNIGEVNVDWDRFRNFRFPAWKIVFGVAALLWLASGIYIVGPDEVGVVQRFGAFDRQTEPGPHYRWPFPVESVQTPKVTQIRRVEVGLRTVGRRAASSPSQFQDVPQESLMLTGDENIVDVQFIVQYLISDARAFLFNVKDQHETVKSVAEAAMREVIGRNRIDAVLTSDKLAVQNEARDQMQEVLDRYGSGVRVVAVQLQNVHPPKEVIDAFKDVASAREDKSRFINEADAYRNDLLPKARGQAAALLNQAEAYKQTQIKRAEGEAARFVSVLKEYEKAKDVTRKRMYLETMEKILSNPEMEKIIMSDEALRGAVPYLPLSPLGGRSAAAGKGGTN, from the coding sequence ATGCCGAACATCGGCGAAGTCAACGTCGACTGGGACCGCTTCAGGAACTTCAGGTTCCCCGCCTGGAAGATTGTTTTCGGGGTCGCGGCCCTTCTGTGGCTGGCCTCGGGCATCTACATCGTCGGACCGGACGAGGTCGGCGTGGTCCAGCGCTTCGGCGCATTCGACCGGCAGACGGAACCCGGCCCCCACTACAGGTGGCCATTCCCCGTCGAGAGCGTGCAGACGCCCAAGGTCACGCAGATCCGCCGCGTTGAGGTGGGCCTGCGCACTGTCGGCCGTCGTGCCGCCTCCTCGCCGAGCCAGTTCCAGGATGTGCCGCAGGAATCGCTCATGCTCACGGGTGACGAGAACATCGTCGACGTGCAGTTCATCGTCCAGTATCTCATCAGCGATGCGCGGGCCTTCCTGTTCAACGTCAAGGACCAGCACGAGACCGTGAAGAGCGTCGCCGAGGCCGCCATGCGCGAAGTCATCGGCCGCAATCGCATCGACGCGGTGCTGACCTCCGACAAGCTGGCCGTGCAGAACGAGGCCCGGGACCAGATGCAGGAAGTGCTTGATCGCTACGGCTCCGGCGTGCGCGTGGTGGCCGTGCAGTTGCAGAACGTGCATCCGCCTAAGGAAGTCATCGACGCCTTCAAGGACGTGGCATCCGCCCGCGAGGACAAGAGCCGCTTCATCAACGAGGCCGACGCCTACAGAAACGACCTGCTGCCCAAGGCGCGCGGTCAGGCGGCCGCGCTGCTCAACCAGGCCGAGGCCTACAAGCAGACCCAGATCAAGAGGGCCGAGGGCGAGGCCGCGCGCTTCGTCTCCGTGCTCAAGGAATACGAGAAGGCCAAGGACGTGACCCGCAAGCGCATGTACCTCGAAACGATGGAAAAGATTCTCTCCAACCCCGAGATGGAGAAGATCATCATGTCCGACGAGGCGCTTCGCGGAGCCGTGCCCTACCTGCCCCTGTCGCCCCTTGGCGGACGTTCCGCCGCTGCGGGCAAAGGAGGAACCAACTAA
- a CDS encoding phosphomannomutase/phosphoglucomutase has product MKAVNQEIFRAYDIRGVVDVDFDAQWVETLGKACGTYFKRHGYTRAVVAHDCRHSSPQYQKSIISGLTSTGVDVLFLNMVATPLFYFGCKTLGYKAGVMITASHNPPEFNGFKVWAGETTIHSEEIQEIYRIMAAGQFETGNGVAAEHDIVPSYLDELAAQIKLKRPVRVVLDGGNGAAGEVCRELLQRVGAEVIDQYCEPDGDFPNHHPDPIVPKYMTDLIARVKKEGAELGIGLDGDGDRIGVIDEKGDMIYGDKLLTIFARSVLERIPGATVIGEVKCTHLMYADIAAHGGVPIMGQTGHSLIKARMQQTGAQLAGEMSGHMFFADRYYGFDDGCYAALRIVEIVSGKPGVALSTYLADWPVTYNTPEIRTDCPDAIKFDVVRRAQDHFRKLYDIIDVDGVRITFPDGWGLLRASNTQPVLVLRFEAESPERLEEIRKVIEVPLAQWIREMS; this is encoded by the coding sequence ATGAAAGCGGTCAATCAGGAGATATTCAGGGCCTACGACATCCGCGGCGTCGTGGATGTCGATTTCGACGCACAATGGGTCGAAACACTCGGCAAGGCCTGCGGAACATATTTCAAGCGCCACGGATACACGCGGGCCGTCGTCGCTCACGATTGCAGGCACTCCTCGCCCCAATATCAGAAGAGCATCATCAGCGGTCTGACCTCCACGGGCGTGGACGTCCTCTTCCTCAACATGGTCGCCACCCCGCTGTTCTACTTCGGCTGCAAGACGCTCGGCTACAAGGCGGGCGTCATGATCACCGCCAGCCATAATCCGCCAGAATTCAACGGCTTCAAGGTTTGGGCCGGAGAGACCACCATCCACTCCGAGGAGATTCAGGAAATCTACCGCATCATGGCCGCCGGTCAGTTCGAGACCGGAAACGGCGTGGCCGCCGAGCACGACATCGTGCCCTCCTACCTCGACGAACTGGCCGCCCAGATCAAGCTGAAACGCCCGGTGCGCGTGGTGCTCGACGGCGGCAACGGCGCGGCGGGCGAGGTCTGCCGCGAACTGCTCCAGCGTGTGGGCGCCGAGGTCATCGACCAGTACTGCGAGCCGGACGGCGACTTCCCGAACCATCACCCGGACCCCATCGTTCCCAAGTACATGACCGACCTCATCGCACGGGTGAAGAAGGAAGGCGCGGAACTCGGCATCGGCCTCGACGGCGACGGCGACCGCATCGGCGTCATCGACGAGAAGGGCGACATGATCTACGGCGACAAGCTGCTGACCATCTTCGCCCGTTCCGTGCTGGAACGCATCCCCGGCGCGACGGTCATCGGCGAGGTCAAATGCACACACCTCATGTACGCGGACATCGCTGCCCACGGCGGCGTTCCGATCATGGGCCAGACCGGGCACTCCCTCATCAAGGCCCGCATGCAGCAGACCGGGGCGCAGCTCGCCGGCGAGATGAGCGGCCACATGTTCTTCGCCGATCGCTACTACGGCTTTGACGACGGCTGCTACGCCGCGCTTCGCATCGTGGAGATCGTGAGCGGCAAGCCCGGCGTGGCGCTCAGCACCTACCTCGCGGACTGGCCCGTCACCTACAACACCCCGGAAATCCGCACCGACTGCCCAGACGCCATCAAGTTCGACGTGGTGCGCCGCGCGCAGGACCACTTCCGCAAGCTCTACGACATCATCGACGTGGACGGCGTGCGTATCACCTTCCCCGACGGCTGGGGCCTTCTGCGCGCCTCCAACACCCAGCCGGTGCTGGTGCTGCGCTTCGAGGCCGAATCCCCCGAGCGTCTGGAGGAAATCCGCAAGGTCATCGAGGTACCGCTGGCCCAGTGGATACGCGAGATGTCCTAA
- a CDS encoding 4Fe-4S binding protein has translation MKILRASHMERCIGCHSCSLACSRLVHDCLSWSRAGIRIGSAGGLTTGFEARYCLACDPAPCAVACPTGAFAQRKGGGVRVRRELCIRCGECAKACPVDAIHMSLEDGLPYVCIHCGRCVPFCPHECLELVEVGTTGPQPAQAGEEGHDE, from the coding sequence ATGAAGATACTTCGAGCAAGCCACATGGAGCGGTGTATCGGCTGCCATTCGTGCTCGCTCGCCTGCTCGCGCCTTGTGCATGACTGCCTGTCCTGGTCACGGGCTGGCATCCGCATCGGTTCCGCAGGCGGCCTGACCACCGGCTTCGAAGCGCGCTACTGTCTGGCCTGCGATCCCGCGCCCTGCGCGGTGGCCTGCCCCACCGGGGCCTTTGCCCAGCGCAAGGGCGGCGGCGTGCGCGTGCGTCGTGAACTGTGCATCCGCTGCGGCGAATGCGCCAAGGCCTGCCCCGTGGACGCCATCCACATGAGCCTTGAGGACGGGCTTCCCTACGTCTGCATACACTGCGGCCGCTGCGTCCCCTTCTGCCCACACGAGTGCCTCGAACTCGTCGAGGTCGGGACGACCGGACCGCAGCCCGCACAGGCGGGCGAGGAGGGACACGATGAGTGA
- a CDS encoding aldehyde ferredoxin oxidoreductase N-terminal domain-containing protein, with the protein MSDRPFHILHVDLETGQGKRSDFAPVSQVLGGSGLAAALFEHYGDPKLPAHHPSQPLIFAIGPLTGIFPLMSKVVCAFKSPYNEEYAESHAGGRLALSMRFAGYDAIVVTGQAKELSFLSIGGRKLHVEGVEYLRGRDVFSAGKYLRKRTPTHGHGSIIRIGPAGENQVAYACINVDSFRHFGRLGSGAVMGAKNLKGIAVIGDRELPLPDGKEYKKQFKEIYAQVTSTGMMSKYHNLGTAENLLALNELRALPWDNLRHTTRPEIDGISGERFAEQLLLRQTACAGCPVGCIHIGLLREKFADENEYLYRQVSYDYEPIFACGSMLGLTAASDVLTILDECERQGLDVMSAGVALAWAAEALDKGIITEKETLVPLVNGEKAGFADAVALLGGRVNEFYRLLGEGTLKAAAHYGGEDFACVLGQEMAGYATGEVYFVSQALGFRHSHLDSGAYSYDQKKKPGEKDADDAVAYMIEDERMRVMLTSMVSCLFARKVYDADRLREALRSVGLSDAADRLDELAREMQILRWRMKIACGFDPRAVKIPRRFLEVETWKGTMDEAFLNELKEKYAAAILDLAGGEE; encoded by the coding sequence ATGAGTGATCGCCCATTCCACATCCTGCATGTCGATCTTGAGACAGGACAGGGCAAGCGCTCCGACTTCGCGCCCGTCAGTCAGGTCCTCGGCGGCTCCGGCCTCGCCGCCGCGCTCTTCGAGCATTACGGCGACCCGAAGCTCCCGGCCCATCATCCGTCCCAGCCGCTTATCTTCGCCATCGGCCCGCTCACGGGCATCTTCCCGCTCATGAGCAAGGTCGTGTGCGCCTTCAAGTCGCCCTACAACGAAGAGTACGCGGAATCCCACGCCGGGGGCAGGCTCGCGCTGTCCATGCGCTTCGCTGGGTATGACGCCATCGTCGTCACCGGACAGGCGAAGGAACTGTCCTTCCTGTCCATCGGCGGGCGCAAGCTGCACGTGGAAGGCGTGGAATACCTGCGCGGGCGCGACGTGTTCAGCGCGGGCAAGTACCTGCGCAAGCGCACCCCCACCCACGGCCACGGCAGCATCATCCGCATCGGCCCGGCGGGCGAGAATCAAGTGGCCTACGCCTGCATCAACGTCGATTCCTTCCGCCACTTCGGCAGGCTCGGCTCCGGCGCGGTGATGGGGGCCAAGAACCTGAAGGGCATCGCCGTCATCGGCGACCGCGAACTCCCCCTGCCGGACGGCAAGGAGTACAAGAAGCAGTTCAAGGAAATCTACGCGCAGGTCACCAGCACCGGCATGATGAGCAAGTACCATAACCTCGGCACCGCCGAGAACCTGCTCGCCCTCAACGAACTGCGCGCTCTGCCGTGGGACAACCTGCGCCACACCACCCGCCCCGAGATCGACGGCATCTCCGGAGAACGCTTCGCGGAACAGTTGCTGCTGCGTCAGACGGCCTGCGCGGGCTGCCCCGTGGGCTGCATCCACATCGGCCTGTTGCGCGAGAAATTCGCCGACGAAAACGAATACCTCTACCGCCAGGTCTCCTACGACTACGAGCCGATTTTCGCCTGCGGCTCCATGCTCGGGCTGACAGCGGCCTCCGACGTGCTGACCATCCTCGACGAATGCGAGCGGCAGGGGCTGGACGTCATGAGCGCGGGCGTCGCGCTGGCGTGGGCGGCCGAGGCGTTGGACAAGGGCATCATCACCGAGAAGGAAACCCTCGTTCCACTGGTGAACGGCGAAAAGGCGGGCTTCGCGGACGCCGTCGCGCTGCTTGGCGGACGCGTCAACGAATTCTACCGCCTGCTCGGTGAGGGCACGCTGAAGGCGGCCGCACACTACGGCGGCGAGGACTTCGCCTGCGTGCTCGGACAGGAAATGGCGGGCTACGCCACGGGCGAAGTCTATTTCGTGTCACAGGCCCTCGGCTTCAGGCACTCGCACCTCGACAGCGGCGCATACTCCTACGATCAGAAGAAAAAACCCGGTGAGAAGGACGCGGACGACGCCGTGGCCTACATGATCGAGGACGAACGCATGCGCGTGATGCTCACGAGCATGGTTTCGTGTCTGTTCGCCCGCAAGGTCTACGACGCGGACAGACTGCGCGAGGCGCTCCGGTCCGTTGGGCTTTCCGACGCGGCGGACAGACTGGACGAGCTGGCCCGCGAGATGCAAATCCTGCGCTGGCGAATGAAAATCGCCTGCGGATTCGACCCGCGCGCGGTGAAGATTCCCCGCCGCTTCCTCGAAGTGGAAACATGGAAGGGTACCATGGACGAAGCCTTCCTCAACGAGCTCAAGGAGAAGTACGCCGCGGCCATACTGGACCTCGCGGGCGGCGAAGAGTAG
- a CDS encoding efflux RND transporter periplasmic adaptor subunit — translation MRRRLILIVLALALAAGIVFVWLSGRDSGAPEVLSTATIQRGEVRKQLDATGIVKAQVGAIVKIGAQATGRITQMRVKVGDEVRENDLIAVIDDRELRAQQAEAEARLGRARTELSRVRTVYPLQIAEAEAELEAARAEDAYARDFLARQQRLFEQDLVPRDTLDDATQKAEVKASQLRAREAALARIRGEFGKERTKAERGVAEAEASLDSIRTRLSYTTIHSPIAGVVSQVTAQEGETVVSGLQVTNLITVLDPTRLEMWIYVDETDIGQVRHGMPVEFQVDAFPDKVFHGAIDQIYPQPEVRDNIVYYQALVTIDGETALQLRPEMTTQCRIVVETRKDVPALPNAALKWVNGEQVVFVMKNGKAVRVTPTLGLSGANSTEVLDGLAEGDTVATRLVLPGDAKKGKKR, via the coding sequence GTGCGAAGAAGACTCATCCTCATCGTTCTGGCACTGGCTCTGGCAGCGGGCATCGTCTTCGTCTGGCTCTCTGGGCGCGACTCCGGCGCTCCGGAAGTTCTCTCCACGGCGACCATCCAGCGCGGCGAGGTGCGAAAGCAGCTCGACGCGACGGGCATCGTCAAGGCGCAGGTGGGCGCCATCGTCAAGATCGGCGCGCAGGCCACCGGCCGCATCACGCAGATGCGGGTCAAGGTCGGCGACGAGGTGCGCGAGAACGACCTCATCGCCGTCATCGACGACCGCGAACTGCGCGCCCAGCAGGCCGAGGCGGAGGCACGCCTCGGTCGCGCCCGCACGGAGCTTTCCCGCGTGCGCACGGTCTACCCCCTGCAGATCGCGGAAGCCGAGGCCGAACTGGAGGCCGCCCGTGCCGAGGACGCCTACGCCCGCGACTTCCTCGCCCGCCAGCAGCGCCTCTTCGAGCAGGACCTCGTCCCGCGCGACACCCTCGACGACGCGACCCAGAAGGCCGAGGTCAAGGCCAGCCAGCTTCGCGCCCGCGAGGCCGCGCTGGCCCGCATCCGGGGCGAATTCGGCAAGGAACGCACAAAGGCCGAGCGCGGCGTGGCCGAGGCCGAGGCCAGCCTCGACTCCATCCGCACCCGCCTGTCCTACACCACGATCCACAGCCCCATCGCGGGGGTGGTCAGTCAGGTGACGGCGCAGGAGGGCGAGACCGTGGTCTCCGGCCTGCAAGTCACCAACCTCATCACCGTGCTCGACCCCACGCGCCTCGAAATGTGGATCTACGTCGACGAGACGGACATCGGGCAGGTCCGCCACGGCATGCCCGTGGAATTCCAGGTGGACGCCTTCCCGGACAAGGTCTTCCACGGTGCCATCGACCAGATCTACCCCCAGCCCGAAGTGCGCGACAACATCGTCTACTATCAGGCGCTGGTGACCATCGACGGAGAAACCGCCCTCCAGTTGCGCCCGGAGATGACCACCCAGTGCCGCATCGTGGTCGAGACGCGAAAGGACGTGCCCGCCCTGCCCAACGCCGCCCTCAAGTGGGTGAATGGCGAACAGGTCGTGTTCGTGATGAAAAACGGCAAGGCCGTCCGCGTAACGCCGACCCTCGGCCTCTCCGGCGCGAACTCCACGGAAGTGCTCGACGGTCTCGCCGAGGGCGACACCGTGGCCACCCGACTCGTGCTACCCGGCGACGCAAAGAAGGGGAAGAAGCGCTAG